A DNA window from Akkermansiaceae bacterium contains the following coding sequences:
- a CDS encoding restriction endonuclease, whose product MNLIDLLERVECVIGLQGHPRTLRQVLEAEMLGYFGLLPIHAAEQAEAFEKRIQQRIVEKQREMESTGVIPVVVLHHANNRRVVGSCWIDPDDDESVVAAKQGRAWAGQILEALRQLTPEEFEKFGSRILKELGAEQVRVTRRSGDNGVDFYGYLSLGGVMMHPPAICQLAHNIQLLFAGQAKHYPNSAIGPSTIREMIGAIALARFSVYSSDPDFFEEFKLLPYNPLLALVFTTGRFTKGALEIANAAGVIARSGIQLAIFLADRNVGIVKEGGIATFVPERFTDWLND is encoded by the coding sequence ATGAATCTTATCGATTTATTAGAGCGAGTTGAGTGCGTCATTGGTCTTCAGGGGCATCCGCGAACTCTTCGGCAAGTTTTGGAGGCCGAAATGTTGGGATATTTCGGACTGCTCCCTATTCACGCTGCAGAGCAAGCAGAGGCCTTTGAAAAGCGGATTCAGCAACGTATAGTTGAGAAACAGCGGGAGATGGAATCTACCGGTGTGATCCCAGTAGTGGTGTTGCATCATGCAAACAATAGAAGAGTTGTAGGTTCTTGTTGGATCGATCCTGATGATGATGAAAGTGTCGTCGCTGCAAAGCAGGGAAGGGCTTGGGCGGGTCAAATTCTTGAAGCCCTTCGGCAATTGACCCCGGAGGAATTTGAGAAATTCGGGTCAAGAATCCTCAAGGAATTGGGGGCGGAGCAAGTCAGGGTTACGCGACGATCTGGCGACAATGGTGTGGATTTCTATGGTTACTTGTCATTGGGGGGAGTTATGATGCATCCACCTGCTATTTGCCAGCTTGCTCATAATATTCAGCTCTTATTTGCTGGGCAGGCCAAACACTATCCTAACAGCGCTATTGGTCCTTCAACTATACGCGAAATGATTGGTGCGATAGCGCTTGCAAGATTCAGTGTTTATTCTTCGGATCCAGATTTTTTCGAGGAGTTCAAGCTCCTTCCCTATAATCCCCTCCTGGCATTGGTTTTCACCACAGGGCGTTTTACAAAAGGGGCATTGGAGATTGCTAATGCGGCAGGTGTGATTGCACGTTCAGGAATTCAACTTGCTATCTTTCTGGCAGATCGCAATGTTGGAATAGTAAAAGAAGGGGGGATTGCTACTTTCGTGCCGGAGCGCTTCACAGACTGGTTAAATGACTGA
- a CDS encoding aquaporin — protein MTPLPPARHLIPEFLGTFFLVFAGTGAIIVDHTSGGRMGHVGVSLVFGLVVFAMIRTFRDTGGTHFNPAVTIGLAVAGRFRWSLVAPCIAVQLAGAFAASGMLRVLFPDSPTLGETVPASGIGQAFVLEAMITAALVFVILSVPTDEKENGITSDLAIGATVAVAALFAGPVTGASMNPARSLAPALVGGHLLHLWLYPAATLCGAVLAVPLCATLRREGCCGRGISSPPAP, from the coding sequence ATGACACCCCTGCCACCCGCACGCCATCTCATCCCGGAATTCCTGGGCACGTTCTTCCTCGTCTTCGCCGGAACGGGGGCGATCATCGTGGATCACACTTCCGGCGGTCGGATGGGCCACGTGGGTGTCTCGCTGGTGTTCGGGCTGGTGGTGTTCGCCATGATCCGGACTTTCAGGGATACGGGGGGAACCCATTTCAATCCCGCCGTCACCATCGGACTGGCCGTCGCGGGACGTTTTCGCTGGTCTCTCGTCGCCCCCTGCATCGCCGTTCAACTGGCCGGGGCATTCGCGGCGAGCGGCATGCTGCGGGTCCTTTTCCCGGACTCCCCCACCCTCGGAGAGACGGTCCCCGCCAGCGGCATCGGCCAGGCGTTCGTGCTGGAAGCGATGATCACGGCGGCCTTGGTGTTCGTGATCCTCAGCGTTCCGACGGATGAAAAGGAGAATGGCATCACCTCCGACCTGGCCATCGGGGCAACGGTCGCAGTGGCCGCGCTGTTCGCCGGGCCTGTCACCGGGGCTTCCATGAACCCTGCCCGCTCGCTCGCCCCTGCCCTCGTCGGAGGTCATCTCCTTCATCTCTGGCTCTACCCGGCGGCCACCTTGTGCGGTGCCGTCCTCGCCGTTCCGCTCTGCGCCACCCTCCGGCGGGAGGGATGCTGCGGCCGTGGGATCTCCAGTCCACCAGCCCCATGA
- a CDS encoding winged helix-turn-helix transcriptional regulator gives MPSPVEFSKALADPIRWRIIRLVMLEPLCVCELADILEMPQSSVSSHVQIIRKADLLESEKVEKWTYFRVHSNCLKLIRSIAALSTEDDIQFSDDTGRMDARLSQRLGSCCPGPQRLKGRVRNPSSIASR, from the coding sequence ATGCCCTCACCCGTGGAGTTCAGCAAAGCGCTCGCCGATCCGATACGCTGGCGGATCATCCGTCTGGTGATGCTGGAGCCACTGTGCGTCTGCGAACTGGCGGACATCCTTGAAATGCCGCAGTCCTCGGTGTCCAGCCATGTCCAGATCATCCGGAAGGCCGATCTCCTGGAGAGTGAGAAGGTGGAGAAGTGGACGTATTTCCGGGTTCATTCCAACTGCCTGAAACTGATCCGCAGCATCGCGGCTCTCTCCACGGAAGATGACATCCAGTTCTCGGATGACACCGGGCGGATGGATGCGCGTCTTTCGCAGCGGCTGGGCAGTTGCTGTCCCGGACCACAGCGGCTGAAGGGCCGCGTCCGCAACCCATCATCCATCGCGTCCCGATGA
- the ggt gene encoding gamma-glutamyltransferase, with protein MFRLSHLAVFAATLLPVHGKEAAVFTKGVVATVHPIATDAAVEIMKSGGNAIDAAVTAGLTLGVVDPSNSGIGGGCFILIRLADGTVHAIDGREMAPAAARPDMYLVDGKADTNLSQTGALASGVPGALAAYAHAVAKFGKKPLAEHLAPGIRAARDGYRIGDAEVRKLTRNVEDLRKFDGSRKVFLDADGKPHPAGTLLVQGDLAATYQGIADQGPDYFYKGPVAEKIGAWMKENGGIMTAADFAGYSIKLREPVVSTYRGHRIYGFPPASSGGVHVAQILNIVENFDLAGMEEADRIHTIAEAMKLAFADRAHWLGDPDFTKVPKGLADASYGKELARRIDPARAMPVAKHGLPPEWETNVFGKHTTHFSAADAEGNWVAITATINTTYGSKVIVPGTGVLLNNEMDDFSIQPGVPNAFGLIGGDANKVEPGKRPLSAMSPTIVLDPAGNPLLSLGAAGGPTIISQTVLNLISVIDLKLPLKEALARPRFHHQWAPDTLRVENSLPKAIQEKLRAKGHKLQPVDTFGVSQIVGKDGGSFGGASDPRVKGKAAGW; from the coding sequence ATGTTCCGTCTTTCCCACCTCGCCGTCTTCGCCGCCACGCTCCTGCCTGTCCATGGAAAGGAAGCGGCCGTTTTCACCAAAGGCGTGGTGGCCACCGTCCACCCCATCGCCACGGATGCGGCGGTGGAGATCATGAAATCCGGTGGCAATGCCATCGATGCCGCCGTCACGGCGGGGCTGACGCTGGGCGTGGTGGATCCGTCGAACTCCGGGATCGGCGGCGGCTGCTTCATCCTCATCCGGCTGGCGGATGGAACGGTGCATGCCATCGATGGCCGGGAGATGGCCCCCGCCGCGGCGCGGCCGGACATGTATCTGGTGGATGGAAAGGCGGACACCAACCTGAGCCAGACGGGCGCGCTGGCGTCCGGCGTGCCGGGAGCACTGGCGGCGTATGCGCATGCCGTGGCGAAGTTCGGGAAAAAGCCGCTCGCGGAGCACCTCGCGCCGGGTATCCGTGCCGCGCGGGATGGCTACCGCATCGGCGATGCGGAGGTCCGGAAGCTCACGCGCAACGTGGAGGACCTGCGGAAATTCGACGGCTCGCGGAAGGTGTTCCTGGATGCCGATGGAAAGCCCCACCCCGCCGGGACCTTGCTGGTCCAGGGTGATCTCGCCGCCACCTACCAGGGCATCGCGGACCAGGGACCGGACTATTTCTACAAAGGCCCCGTCGCGGAAAAGATCGGCGCGTGGATGAAGGAAAACGGCGGCATCATGACCGCCGCCGACTTCGCCGGTTACTCGATCAAGCTGCGCGAGCCGGTGGTGTCCACTTACCGCGGCCACCGGATCTATGGTTTCCCGCCCGCCAGCTCCGGCGGCGTCCATGTCGCGCAGATCCTCAACATCGTGGAGAACTTCGACCTCGCCGGGATGGAGGAGGCGGACCGCATCCACACCATCGCGGAGGCGATGAAGCTGGCCTTCGCCGACCGCGCCCATTGGCTGGGCGATCCGGATTTCACCAAGGTGCCGAAGGGCCTCGCGGATGCCTCCTACGGCAAGGAACTGGCAAGGCGGATCGACCCCGCGCGGGCGATGCCGGTGGCGAAGCACGGGCTGCCGCCGGAGTGGGAGACGAATGTCTTCGGCAAGCACACCACCCACTTCTCCGCGGCGGATGCCGAGGGCAACTGGGTGGCCATCACCGCCACCATCAACACCACCTACGGCAGCAAGGTCATCGTCCCCGGCACCGGCGTGCTGCTGAACAACGAGATGGATGACTTCTCCATCCAGCCCGGCGTGCCGAACGCTTTCGGCCTCATCGGCGGGGACGCGAACAAGGTCGAGCCCGGCAAGCGCCCGCTCTCCGCCATGAGCCCCACCATCGTCCTCGATCCCGCGGGAAATCCCCTCCTCTCCCTCGGCGCCGCCGGCGGCCCCACCATCATCAGCCAGACCGTGCTCAATCTCATCAGCGTCATCGATCTCAAGCTGCCGCTGAAGGAAGCCCTCGCCCGCCCTCGCTTCCACCACCAATGGGCACCCGACACCCTCCGCGTGGAGAATTCGCTGCCGAAGGCCATTCAGGAAAAACTCCGCGCCAAAGGCCACAAGCTCCAGCCCGTGGATACCTTCGGCGTCTCCCAGATCGTCGGGAAAGATGGCGGCTCTTTTGGTGGGGCGAGTGATCCGCGGGTGAAGGGCAAGGCGGCGGGGTGGTGA
- a CDS encoding Hsp20/alpha crystallin family protein translates to MNFLQRQQPDLSWFSELDRFFNPGRALASQPATRESIHETPEAWVLELDLPGFTKDNIDLKANGRTLHLTGETPADRPFSAKVDRQWKIGNRIDQAGITAKLADGVLRITLPKTEAPAPLDIEIQ, encoded by the coding sequence ATGAACTTCCTCCAAAGACAGCAGCCCGATCTCTCCTGGTTCAGCGAACTCGACCGTTTCTTCAACCCCGGCCGGGCGCTCGCAAGCCAACCGGCCACCCGCGAAAGCATCCATGAAACCCCGGAAGCGTGGGTTCTCGAACTGGATCTTCCCGGCTTCACCAAGGACAACATCGATCTGAAGGCGAATGGCCGGACGCTCCACCTCACCGGAGAGACACCGGCGGACCGACCGTTCAGCGCGAAGGTTGATCGCCAATGGAAGATCGGCAACCGCATCGACCAAGCCGGCATCACCGCGAAGCTCGCGGACGGCGTCCTCCGGATCACGCTTCCGAAGACCGAAGCACCAGCTCCGCTCGACATCGAAATCCAGTAA
- a CDS encoding RimK/LysX family protein, which yields MSRTYKAVPECTELPSRDLAASLGLPWKNPGMPRLIMGRREWIALPDLGISPLKAKVDTGARSSSLHAENLQLSEDKKTVRFTTINHRRRKIDCECAVSRIARVKSSTGEAFSRVFIETKAVLPGGFEWTIQISLNDRSVMLCPMLLGRRALSGWFLIDSQSAHLLGPLKEL from the coding sequence ATGTCCCGAACCTACAAGGCCGTCCCCGAGTGCACCGAGCTTCCCTCCCGGGATCTCGCCGCGTCCCTCGGCCTGCCGTGGAAGAACCCCGGCATGCCGCGCCTGATCATGGGCCGCCGGGAGTGGATCGCCCTGCCGGATCTCGGAATCTCCCCGCTCAAGGCGAAGGTGGACACCGGGGCGCGCAGCAGCAGCCTTCATGCGGAGAACCTCCAATTGTCCGAGGACAAGAAGACCGTCCGCTTCACCACCATCAATCACCGGCGGAGGAAGATCGACTGCGAATGCGCGGTGTCCCGCATCGCCCGGGTGAAAAGCTCCACGGGCGAGGCGTTCAGCCGCGTTTTTATCGAGACGAAGGCGGTGCTTCCCGGTGGCTTCGAGTGGACCATCCAGATCAGCCTGAATGACCGCTCGGTCATGCTCTGCCCGATGCTGCTTGGCCGCCGCGCGCTGAGTGGTTGGTTCCTGATCGATTCCCAGAGCGCCCACCTCCTCGGGCCGCTCAAGGAGTTGTAG
- a CDS encoding FAD-dependent oxidoreductase yields the protein MDHQGAGTAVPEKVGAAVERGTYVEEPARQVPVTHEPDVLVIGAGPAGIGAAVAAARNGAKVLLVERYGFLGGNLTAAMVNPMFTFHDIHGEQVIRGIAGEVVDRLVEITASPGHVTDLTFDNASMTPFDPEGMKLLLFDMTEGAGVELLLHSVFADAVAVDGRVSHVIVENKSGRQAIRPKFVIDCSADADVVARIGAPFVKGRESDGAMQPVTLFYRIGGVDYDNLRRWMKANRSELKDAPSDEEIDSSGTLAFLGLTDLVKKAVAAGEFPADAAPRILMYQLPKEGQIAVNCTRLQGIDGTRVEDLTRAEVITRRQAWQIHQFLRKHVGGFEDSYIVDSGVQVGVRETRRIVGDYTMVEEDVLGSRAFTDGIACGTFAIDIHPPDGKQQIFTGSGKSVYEIPYRSLLPQGVDNLLVAGRCISATHNAFGSIRVMATAMGIGQGAGTAAALAVRDGIPSREVDVSEVRRRLLEQGQYLLEADTPSAKNEGLRLERAMGSGAQASHHNPFGKNS from the coding sequence ATGGACCATCAAGGAGCGGGGACTGCGGTCCCGGAGAAAGTCGGAGCCGCCGTGGAGCGGGGAACCTATGTGGAGGAACCGGCGCGGCAGGTGCCCGTCACCCATGAACCGGATGTGCTGGTCATCGGCGCGGGGCCGGCGGGGATCGGCGCGGCGGTGGCCGCTGCGCGGAACGGGGCGAAGGTGCTGCTGGTGGAGCGTTACGGCTTCCTCGGCGGAAACCTGACCGCGGCGATGGTGAACCCGATGTTCACCTTCCATGACATCCACGGGGAGCAGGTCATCCGCGGGATCGCCGGGGAGGTGGTGGACCGTCTGGTGGAGATCACCGCGTCACCGGGCCATGTCACGGACCTCACTTTCGACAACGCGTCGATGACTCCCTTCGATCCGGAGGGGATGAAGCTGCTGCTGTTCGACATGACGGAGGGCGCGGGGGTGGAGCTGCTGCTTCACAGTGTCTTCGCGGATGCCGTGGCGGTGGATGGGCGGGTGAGCCATGTCATCGTGGAGAACAAGTCCGGCAGGCAGGCCATCCGGCCGAAATTCGTCATCGACTGCTCCGCGGATGCGGATGTGGTGGCCAGGATCGGCGCGCCGTTCGTGAAAGGCCGGGAGAGCGATGGCGCGATGCAGCCCGTCACGCTGTTCTATCGCATCGGCGGGGTGGACTACGATAATCTCCGTAGATGGATGAAGGCGAATCGCTCCGAGCTGAAGGACGCGCCCAGCGATGAGGAGATCGACTCCAGCGGCACGCTCGCTTTCCTGGGGCTGACGGATCTGGTGAAAAAGGCGGTGGCCGCGGGAGAGTTCCCGGCGGATGCCGCGCCGCGGATCCTGATGTACCAGTTGCCAAAGGAAGGGCAGATCGCCGTGAACTGCACCAGGTTGCAGGGCATCGACGGCACGCGGGTGGAGGATCTGACGCGGGCGGAGGTCATCACCCGCAGACAGGCATGGCAGATCCATCAGTTCCTGCGGAAGCATGTCGGTGGCTTCGAAGATTCCTACATCGTGGATTCCGGGGTGCAGGTGGGGGTGCGTGAGACGCGCCGCATCGTGGGGGACTACACGATGGTGGAGGAGGATGTGCTGGGCAGCCGGGCGTTCACGGATGGCATCGCGTGCGGGACGTTCGCCATCGACATCCATCCGCCGGATGGAAAGCAGCAGATCTTCACCGGCTCCGGAAAGTCAGTCTATGAGATCCCCTACCGCAGCCTGCTGCCACAGGGGGTGGACAACCTGCTGGTGGCGGGGCGCTGTATTTCCGCGACGCACAATGCCTTCGGCTCCATCCGGGTGATGGCGACCGCCATGGGCATCGGCCAGGGCGCGGGCACGGCGGCGGCGCTGGCGGTGCGGGATGGCATCCCGTCCCGGGAGGTGGATGTTTCCGAAGTGAGGCGGCGGTTGCTGGAGCAGGGGCAGTATCTGCTGGAAGCGGACACCCCCTCCGCAAAGAATGAGGGGCTGCGGCTGGAACGCGCGATGGGATCCGGAGCGCAGGCGAGCCACCACAATCCATTCGGGAAAAACTCCTGA
- a CDS encoding Hsp20/alpha crystallin family protein, with the protein MNDHNATACATKEAQATTQRPAYTRQVSESGVTLQVALPGVRKEDLKLTLNQSVLQLEANRTTEVPDDWKTHSNHPLKVSYELGFQLDAKLDGGNVRAGLENGVLTLYIPVKEEAKARNILVN; encoded by the coding sequence ATGAACGATCACAATGCCACCGCCTGCGCCACCAAGGAGGCCCAAGCCACTACCCAGCGTCCCGCCTACACCAGGCAGGTATCCGAATCCGGAGTGACCCTTCAGGTCGCCCTGCCCGGAGTCCGCAAGGAAGATCTGAAGCTGACGCTCAACCAATCCGTCCTCCAGCTCGAAGCCAACCGCACGACCGAAGTCCCCGACGACTGGAAGACGCACTCGAACCATCCGCTGAAGGTTTCCTATGAGCTTGGCTTCCAACTGGACGCGAAACTCGACGGAGGAAATGTCCGGGCCGGACTGGAAAATGGCGTCCTCACGTTGTATATTCCAGTGAAGGAAGAGGCGAAAGCCAGGAACATACTGGTGAACTGA
- a CDS encoding MFS transporter: MSGTPPPATIPPIVRRDLRWRWVILVMLFISTFLNYFDRQTLSVLKPVIKAEFGLDDRGYSHIVMAFLITYMFAYTLGGRFVDKVGSRISMTAFVGVWSLANVFTGLSQTLGQLTICRVVLGAAEPGNYPAALRVAATWFPARLRGFASSFYQAGSATAAVVAMPMIAFMAYHWGWRATFVVPGVIGILWAVGWWWIYRQPAAEYMPRDEAKESVKVPWSALLKNRNLRGIVLARMTSDQVWYFCLFWMPGYLQENLNLSLIQAGLIGWVPFLCADLGGVASGVASDRMVTRGAAPWQARKRVLMMAAFLAPLAMVIPMTSHLWVAIVAFCAVAVVCQVWLFNLTTLVADVFPRNTVASVLGISGSFGAFGGLVSNVLIGNSVGTLGFVPVFVVMGCLHLIAAALISRYVRVEET, from the coding sequence ATGTCCGGAACACCGCCGCCCGCCACCATTCCCCCCATTGTCCGGAGGGATCTGAGATGGCGTTGGGTGATCCTCGTGATGTTGTTCATCTCGACGTTCCTCAACTACTTCGACCGGCAGACGCTCTCGGTGCTGAAACCGGTGATCAAGGCGGAGTTCGGCCTGGATGACCGGGGGTATTCCCACATCGTGATGGCGTTCCTCATCACCTACATGTTCGCCTACACGCTGGGCGGACGGTTCGTGGACAAGGTGGGGAGCCGTATCTCGATGACCGCCTTTGTCGGCGTGTGGTCGCTGGCGAATGTTTTCACGGGACTGTCGCAGACGCTCGGGCAGCTCACCATCTGCCGCGTGGTGCTGGGCGCGGCGGAGCCGGGGAACTATCCGGCGGCCCTGCGGGTGGCTGCCACCTGGTTTCCGGCACGGCTCCGCGGATTCGCATCGAGCTTCTACCAGGCCGGATCCGCGACAGCGGCGGTGGTGGCGATGCCGATGATCGCCTTCATGGCGTATCACTGGGGGTGGCGGGCGACCTTCGTGGTGCCCGGCGTCATCGGCATCCTGTGGGCGGTCGGCTGGTGGTGGATCTACCGTCAGCCGGCGGCGGAATACATGCCGCGGGATGAGGCGAAGGAATCGGTGAAAGTGCCATGGAGCGCGTTGCTGAAAAACCGGAACCTCCGGGGCATCGTGCTGGCCCGGATGACCAGTGACCAGGTGTGGTATTTCTGCCTGTTCTGGATGCCCGGTTACTTGCAGGAAAACCTCAATCTCAGCCTGATCCAGGCGGGCCTCATCGGGTGGGTGCCTTTCCTTTGTGCGGATCTGGGCGGGGTGGCGAGTGGTGTCGCCTCCGACCGGATGGTGACACGTGGGGCCGCGCCATGGCAGGCCAGGAAGCGCGTGCTGATGATGGCGGCCTTCCTCGCCCCGCTGGCGATGGTCATCCCGATGACGTCCCATCTATGGGTGGCGATCGTCGCGTTCTGCGCGGTGGCGGTGGTGTGCCAGGTCTGGCTGTTCAATCTGACCACGCTGGTGGCGGACGTGTTTCCGCGCAATACGGTGGCCAGCGTGCTGGGGATCTCCGGTTCCTTCGGCGCATTCGGCGGCTTGGTCAGCAACGTGCTGATCGGAAACTCCGTCGGTACCTTGGGATTCGTGCCCGTCTTCGTCGTGATGGGCTGCCTGCATCTGATCGCCGCGGCGCTGATCTCCCGCTACGTGCGGGTGGAGGAAACCTGA
- a CDS encoding arsenate reductase ArsC, translating into MLRPWDLQSTSPMKKRPAILVLCTGNSCRSHMAEGILRASLGGTHRIESAGSKPAGYVHPLAIRSLAEIGIDISSHRSKHLDEFLHDDIGTVITVCGNADQACPMFPGQVNRHHFPFEDPAHAQGTEEEQMAVFRRVRDEIRAVFGAYAAGRKDELG; encoded by the coding sequence ATGCTGCGGCCGTGGGATCTCCAGTCCACCAGCCCCATGAAAAAGCGCCCTGCCATCCTCGTCCTCTGCACCGGAAATTCCTGCCGCTCCCACATGGCGGAGGGGATCCTCCGCGCCTCGCTCGGTGGGACACACCGCATCGAGAGCGCCGGATCGAAGCCCGCAGGATACGTGCATCCACTCGCCATCCGTTCCCTCGCGGAGATCGGCATCGACATCAGCTCCCACCGCTCGAAGCACCTGGATGAATTCCTCCACGATGACATCGGCACCGTCATCACGGTTTGCGGAAATGCGGACCAAGCATGTCCCATGTTTCCCGGCCAGGTGAACCGCCATCATTTCCCCTTTGAAGATCCCGCCCATGCGCAAGGGACGGAAGAAGAACAGATGGCCGTATTCCGCCGCGTCAGGGATGAAATCCGGGCCGTGTTCGGAGCCTATGCTGCAGGTCGGAAGGATGAACTGGGCTGA
- a CDS encoding DNA adenine methylase, giving the protein MGRSSTTYPRKWNSGKTTVIRVPEKIADALLDVAHRLDAFGSFRVREEAEGLFLETSPPRRVHYDARKPVNVASVPQRSPFRYPGGKTWFVPYLRDWLLSKPELPDRFIEPFAGGGIMSLTVAFEKLAKDVIFSELDADIAAVWKVMLSEHAEWLAKEILRFDLSMNNVRKILDSSSKAVQKRAFQTIIRNRVQRGGIMAPGAGLVKAGENGRGLKSRWYPETLARRIREIYHLRNRLTFIEGDAFDLLHRLKNDKNAVFFIDPPYTIAAKRLYTKWEIDHRQLFEGLQKCKGDFLMTYDNTPEISALAAEFNFESRPVAMKSTHHAKMTELLIGRDFQWLDNNGTI; this is encoded by the coding sequence ATGGGGCGCTCATCTACCACCTATCCTCGAAAATGGAATTCCGGCAAAACAACCGTAATCCGAGTCCCCGAGAAAATAGCGGACGCACTCCTCGACGTCGCGCACCGTCTTGACGCATTCGGAAGCTTCCGCGTTAGAGAAGAAGCTGAAGGATTATTTCTGGAAACAAGCCCCCCTCGCCGCGTCCATTATGACGCCAGGAAACCAGTGAATGTTGCTAGCGTTCCTCAGCGCAGCCCATTTAGATATCCGGGAGGAAAAACCTGGTTCGTTCCCTATCTTCGAGACTGGCTTCTCAGCAAGCCAGAATTACCTGATCGTTTTATTGAACCTTTCGCAGGGGGAGGGATTATGAGCCTAACAGTGGCATTCGAAAAGCTTGCTAAAGATGTCATATTTTCGGAACTCGATGCGGATATCGCTGCGGTCTGGAAGGTGATGTTAAGCGAGCATGCGGAGTGGCTCGCTAAAGAAATTTTACGTTTTGACCTTTCAATGAACAATGTCCGAAAAATCTTAGATTCCTCCTCAAAAGCCGTTCAAAAAAGGGCATTTCAAACCATTATTCGCAATCGAGTGCAACGTGGTGGGATCATGGCTCCAGGCGCGGGCTTAGTCAAGGCAGGTGAAAATGGACGTGGACTTAAATCTCGTTGGTACCCAGAAACACTCGCTCGACGAATTCGAGAGATATATCATTTAAGGAATAGACTAACTTTTATTGAAGGCGACGCATTTGATCTTTTGCATCGCCTAAAGAATGATAAAAATGCCGTCTTTTTCATCGACCCACCCTACACTATTGCAGCCAAACGGTTGTATACAAAATGGGAGATTGATCATCGCCAACTATTTGAAGGTCTGCAAAAATGCAAAGGGGACTTCTTAATGACTTACGATAACACTCCTGAAATTTCCGCGTTAGCTGCCGAATTTAATTTTGAGTCTAGGCCTGTTGCAATGAAAAGTACGCATCATGCCAAAATGACTGAACTGTTGATTGGACGAGATTTCCAATGGCTAGATAACAATGGTACAATTTAA